One window of the Candidatus Chryseobacterium colombiense genome contains the following:
- a CDS encoding class I SAM-dependent methyltransferase, protein MINFEQQDYKNHWENVYETKNPDEVSWTQKIPQTSLDLIEEVSKDKSSKIIDIGGGDSNLTDFLLKKGFENISVLDISAKALKKAKERLGAQAENIDWITTNITEFEPPTTYDIWHDRAAFHFLTTEEEIKKYAEIVKNAVSDTLIIGTFSVNGPQKCSGLPIVQYDEDRLKAIFSESFELVKSFTEDHMTPFNTVQNFIFCQFKKK, encoded by the coding sequence ATGATAAATTTTGAACAACAGGATTATAAAAACCATTGGGAGAATGTATATGAAACCAAAAATCCAGATGAAGTAAGCTGGACACAAAAAATTCCCCAGACTTCTTTGGATCTTATAGAAGAGGTTTCGAAAGACAAATCTTCAAAAATCATAGACATTGGCGGTGGAGACAGCAACTTGACAGATTTTTTATTGAAAAAAGGGTTTGAAAACATTTCTGTGTTAGATATCTCTGCAAAAGCACTGAAAAAGGCAAAAGAAAGATTAGGAGCTCAAGCTGAAAATATAGATTGGATTACTACAAATATTACAGAATTTGAACCGCCAACAACGTATGATATCTGGCATGACAGGGCGGCTTTTCATTTTCTGACAACAGAAGAAGAAATAAAAAAATACGCAGAGATTGTAAAAAATGCAGTTTCTGATACATTGATTATCGGGACTTTCTCTGTAAATGGTCCGCAAAAATGCAGCGGTTTGCCCATTGTACAATATGATGAAGACCGTCTGAAAGCTATATTTTCTGAAAGCTTTGAGCTGGTAAAATCTTTTACAGAAGATCATATGACTCCGTTTAATACCGTTCAGAACTTTATTTTCTGTCAGTTCAAAAAGAAATAA
- a CDS encoding YeeE/YedE thiosulfate transporter family protein, which yields MLDIIKEPWPWYVAGPLIGLTVPILLILGNKSFGISSSLRHVCAACIPGNINFFKYDWRKESWNLFFVLGIFFGGMISAYFLVNPGEIIVNPKLKVELAGYGITDYSNLVPTQLMNFKSLLTLKGFITMVVGGFLVGFGTRYAGGCTSGHAIMGLSNLQWPSLVATICFMIGGFFVANVVLPIILSL from the coding sequence ATGCTTGATATTATAAAAGAACCTTGGCCTTGGTACGTTGCAGGTCCGTTGATAGGACTTACCGTTCCGATATTACTGATTTTAGGAAACAAATCTTTCGGGATCAGTTCGTCATTACGACATGTTTGTGCAGCCTGTATACCGGGAAATATTAATTTTTTTAAATACGATTGGAGAAAAGAAAGCTGGAATTTGTTCTTTGTCCTGGGAATATTCTTTGGAGGAATGATTTCTGCCTATTTTCTGGTGAATCCCGGAGAAATTATCGTAAATCCAAAGCTTAAAGTCGAATTAGCAGGCTATGGAATCACAGATTACAGCAATCTTGTTCCCACCCAGTTAATGAATTTTAAAAGCTTATTGACTTTAAAAGGCTTTATAACCATGGTTGTTGGAGGATTTTTAGTAGGCTTTGGAACCCGTTATGCAGGCGGATGTACAAGTGGTCATGCGATTATGGGACTTTCCAATCTGCAGTGGCCGTCTTTAGTGGCAACAATTTGTTTTATGATCGGTGGTTTTTTTGTGGCCAATGTCGTGTTGCCGATTATTCTTTCACTCTAA
- a CDS encoding YeeE/YedE thiosulfate transporter family protein, translating into MKNNNAVCSNEITVQSKWYYNLKYLLVGILFGIVFVKAEIISWFRIQEMFRLQSFHMYGVIGSAVLTGMISVWLIKKFKIKTLDGEPITIAPKKFNKGQIYGGLIFGFGWAITGACPGPLFAQIGTGAFAVIITLLSAIFGTWIYGYFRDKLPH; encoded by the coding sequence ATGAAAAATAATAATGCAGTTTGTAGTAACGAAATTACTGTCCAAAGTAAATGGTACTATAATCTTAAATACCTCTTGGTAGGAATTTTATTTGGGATTGTTTTTGTAAAAGCTGAAATCATCAGTTGGTTCAGAATTCAGGAAATGTTCCGTTTACAGTCTTTCCATATGTATGGAGTCATTGGTAGTGCTGTGTTAACAGGAATGATTTCCGTATGGCTGATTAAAAAGTTTAAGATAAAAACCCTTGATGGAGAGCCGATTACAATAGCGCCTAAAAAGTTTAATAAAGGACAAATTTATGGAGGATTGATCTTCGGCTTCGGCTGGGCAATTACCGGAGCTTGTCCGGGACCACTTTTCGCTCAGATCGGAACAGGAGCTTTCGCAGTGATCATTACTTTATTAAGTGCGATTTTCGGAACTTGGATATATGGATACTTTAGAGATAAATTACCTCATTAA
- a CDS encoding N(4)-(beta-N-acetylglucosaminyl)-L-asparaginase — protein MQSRRKFIKRSAAASLALAMNPLDLMAKEFPENNKTVNKPIVLSTWNFGLKANEEAWTILGKGGHALDAVEKGVRLVENDPTERSVGYGGRPDRDGRVTLDACIMDENYNIGSVACLENIKNPISVARAVMEKTPHVMLVGDGALQFAVSQGFKKENILTPESEKEWKEWLKESKYKPIVNIENHDTIGMIALDADGNLSGACTTSGMAFKMHGRVGDSPIIGAGLFVDNEVGAATATGHGEEVIRTVGTHLVVELMRQGRSPQQACKEAVERIVKITQRRNKNLKDIQVGFIAINKKGEYGSYCIQDGFNFAVYDQKGNRLEKPEFALK, from the coding sequence ATGCAGAGTAGAAGAAAATTCATAAAAAGATCCGCAGCAGCTTCCTTGGCATTAGCCATGAATCCGCTGGATCTTATGGCTAAAGAATTTCCCGAAAATAATAAAACAGTCAATAAACCGATCGTACTTTCCACATGGAATTTTGGTTTAAAAGCTAACGAAGAAGCCTGGACCATTCTTGGAAAAGGAGGTCATGCTCTAGATGCGGTTGAAAAAGGAGTTCGCCTAGTTGAAAATGATCCGACTGAAAGAAGTGTCGGGTACGGAGGACGTCCAGATAGGGACGGGAGAGTAACGCTGGATGCCTGTATTATGGATGAAAACTACAATATTGGTTCAGTGGCCTGCCTGGAAAATATTAAAAATCCGATTTCTGTAGCAAGAGCGGTAATGGAAAAGACACCACACGTAATGTTGGTAGGTGACGGAGCATTACAATTCGCCGTTTCCCAAGGATTTAAAAAAGAAAATATTCTAACCCCTGAATCCGAAAAAGAATGGAAAGAATGGCTGAAAGAAAGCAAATATAAACCCATTGTAAACATTGAAAACCACGATACCATCGGAATGATTGCACTGGATGCAGACGGAAACCTTTCAGGAGCGTGTACAACCAGCGGAATGGCTTTTAAAATGCATGGAAGAGTAGGAGATTCACCTATTATCGGAGCCGGATTATTTGTTGATAATGAAGTGGGAGCTGCAACAGCAACGGGTCACGGTGAAGAAGTGATCAGAACGGTAGGAACTCATTTGGTGGTTGAGCTGATGAGACAGGGCCGAAGTCCGCAGCAAGCCTGTAAAGAAGCGGTTGAAAGAATTGTGAAGATTACTCAGAGAAGAAACAAAAATCTTAAAGATATTCAGGTGGGTTTTATAGCAATTAATAAAAAAGGAGAATACGGATCCTATTGTATTCAGGATGGATTTAACTTTGCCGTGTATGACCAGAAAGGAAACCGTCTGGAAAAACCTGAATTCGCTTTAAAATAA
- a CDS encoding copper homeostasis protein CutC, translating to MSKIEIACFNPESAIIAFENGADRIELCDGLSEGGTTPDFETAKLLREKINIPIFVMIRPRGGDFTYSDEEFAQMKSELIQLKTLNVDGFVFGILDENEEINIVQNKELVELAKPYSCTFHRAFDRAKGLEDSLEKVIDCGFKTILSSGQKPNVSEGKENLKKLVELSNGRIEILVGGGLRSSNIEELREFTKAKYFHSSAITDGGAFANPDEVVALKSK from the coding sequence ATGTCAAAAATAGAAATAGCATGCTTTAATCCTGAATCCGCAATCATTGCTTTTGAAAACGGAGCAGACCGAATAGAACTGTGTGACGGGTTAAGCGAAGGCGGAACAACTCCCGATTTTGAAACAGCAAAATTACTGAGAGAGAAAATTAACATTCCGATTTTTGTGATGATCCGGCCACGTGGTGGAGATTTCACCTACTCTGATGAGGAATTTGCGCAAATGAAATCAGAATTGATTCAATTAAAAACGTTAAATGTAGATGGTTTTGTATTCGGAATTTTAGATGAAAATGAGGAGATAAATATAGTGCAGAATAAGGAATTGGTTGAACTGGCAAAACCATACTCATGTACTTTTCATCGTGCTTTTGATCGTGCAAAAGGCTTAGAAGATTCTTTAGAAAAAGTAATAGATTGTGGTTTTAAAACAATCCTGAGTTCCGGTCAGAAACCAAATGTTTCAGAAGGAAAAGAAAACCTGAAAAAATTGGTTGAATTATCCAACGGAAGAATCGAAATTCTGGTAGGAGGCGGACTTCGTTCTTCCAATATTGAAGAATTAAGAGAATTTACCAAAGCCAAGTATTTTCATTCCTCTGCGATTACCGATGGTGGTGCTTTTGCAAATCCTGATGAGGTGGTTGCTTTGAAAAGTAAGTAA
- a CDS encoding glycoside hydrolase family 2 protein has protein sequence MNKTLLFSFLFIQTLLFAQFSERNLLSEKWQFKNSKENKWLTASVPGTVHLDLMNNKVIPDPYKDENEKKVQWVENEDWEYQTSFMISSKELVNQNIDLIFNGLDTFSEIYLNGKLVQLTDNMFRKWTIPVKQNLKIGENILLIRFKSAVNVGKELAQKVSFTTPESPRSYVRKAQYQFGWDWGPRLVTAGIWKEVQLNFWNQAKLENVKIEQKALTGQKADLNIHAEIFAEKEGKYSISINNKSQNITLKSGVNIISVPFQIQNPKLWQPNGWGDPNLYPLKISLQKDSKTIAEKSERIGLRTVELIQEKDEKGKSFYFKVNGNAMYAKGTNWIPSDSFTPRITKEKYQKLIKDCKEANMNMIRVWGGGIYEDDEFFKACDENGILVWQDFMFAGSFYPSDENFQKNVEMEVKDQIERLQNHPSLALWCGNNEVDEAIVNWGYQKQFKYSKEDSLQVWKDYKTIFHEVIPNAIKKYATTDKQIYWPSSPSIGWGHKESLTEGDSHYWGVWWGEQPFEIYNEKVPRFASEYGFQGMPTLETTKSMFSGDPDLRLQNGTVKAHEKHSRGWEIIDNYMKRDYHIPTDFVKYNYVSQLLQARGMQIAIEAHRRAKPYNMGTLYWQLNDCWPVVSWSSIDYLGNWKALHYQVKRSFENQVILTEEKDGVLNFYAINDELKKFEDVSLIVYAKKFNGDIIVRRRTDCKRRVLNGILKLASPKTSFFISGSERDNSFLNLILVDKKGNKIAESNHFFTKPKDLKLTKPTIKIKKISSTEIEVSTDVLAKDVCLMGDTHFSDNFFDLLPKTSKRITLSKPLEKVEVMSLFDTMN, from the coding sequence ATGAACAAAACCTTACTTTTTTCCTTTCTTTTCATACAAACTCTATTATTTGCTCAATTTTCCGAGCGAAACCTCTTATCAGAAAAATGGCAGTTCAAAAACTCCAAAGAAAATAAATGGCTCACGGCCTCCGTGCCGGGAACGGTTCATTTAGATTTAATGAATAATAAAGTGATTCCGGACCCTTATAAAGATGAAAATGAAAAAAAAGTTCAGTGGGTAGAAAATGAAGACTGGGAATATCAGACATCATTTATGATTTCCTCTAAAGAATTAGTCAATCAGAATATCGACTTGATCTTTAATGGATTGGATACTTTTTCTGAGATTTATTTAAACGGAAAATTAGTACAGTTGACAGATAATATGTTCAGAAAATGGACGATTCCTGTAAAGCAAAACTTAAAAATAGGGGAAAATATTTTACTGATTAGATTTAAATCTGCTGTAAATGTTGGAAAAGAATTGGCCCAAAAAGTTTCTTTTACAACGCCTGAATCTCCAAGAAGTTATGTAAGAAAGGCCCAATATCAGTTCGGATGGGATTGGGGACCAAGATTGGTAACTGCCGGAATCTGGAAAGAGGTACAATTAAATTTCTGGAACCAGGCAAAACTTGAAAATGTAAAAATTGAACAAAAAGCTTTGACCGGACAAAAAGCAGATTTAAATATTCATGCTGAGATTTTTGCTGAAAAAGAAGGAAAGTACAGCATTTCAATCAATAATAAATCTCAAAATATTACTTTAAAATCAGGAGTAAATATAATTTCAGTTCCTTTCCAGATTCAAAATCCAAAACTATGGCAACCCAACGGTTGGGGCGATCCGAATTTATATCCGTTAAAAATTTCATTACAAAAAGATTCAAAAACCATTGCAGAAAAGTCTGAACGAATTGGATTAAGAACAGTAGAACTGATCCAGGAAAAAGATGAAAAAGGAAAATCTTTTTATTTTAAAGTGAATGGAAATGCAATGTATGCAAAAGGGACAAACTGGATTCCTTCAGACAGCTTTACCCCAAGAATAACAAAAGAAAAGTATCAGAAACTGATCAAAGATTGTAAAGAGGCCAACATGAATATGATTCGAGTATGGGGAGGCGGAATTTATGAAGATGATGAATTTTTCAAAGCCTGTGATGAAAACGGGATATTGGTTTGGCAGGATTTTATGTTTGCAGGAAGTTTTTACCCTTCGGATGAGAATTTCCAAAAGAATGTTGAGATGGAAGTCAAAGATCAGATAGAAAGACTTCAGAACCATCCGTCATTAGCGTTGTGGTGTGGAAATAATGAAGTGGATGAAGCGATCGTAAACTGGGGATATCAAAAACAATTCAAGTACTCAAAAGAAGATTCACTGCAGGTTTGGAAAGATTATAAAACAATTTTTCATGAAGTAATTCCAAATGCTATTAAAAAATATGCAACAACTGATAAGCAAATTTACTGGCCAAGCTCACCGTCAATCGGTTGGGGACACAAAGAGAGTTTAACGGAAGGTGACTCTCATTACTGGGGAGTTTGGTGGGGAGAACAGCCGTTTGAAATTTATAATGAAAAAGTTCCAAGATTTGCTTCAGAATATGGCTTTCAGGGAATGCCCACATTAGAAACTACGAAATCTATGTTTTCCGGAGATCCGGATTTACGTTTGCAAAACGGAACAGTAAAAGCACACGAAAAACATTCGCGAGGTTGGGAAATCATCGATAATTATATGAAACGTGATTATCATATTCCAACAGATTTCGTAAAATATAATTATGTTTCCCAGTTGCTTCAAGCTCGCGGAATGCAAATTGCCATTGAAGCCCACCGTCGGGCTAAACCTTACAATATGGGAACTCTGTATTGGCAGCTGAATGATTGCTGGCCGGTGGTTTCATGGTCTTCAATTGACTATTTAGGGAATTGGAAGGCATTGCATTATCAAGTAAAAAGAAGTTTTGAAAATCAGGTAATTTTAACAGAAGAAAAAGATGGGGTTTTAAACTTTTATGCAATTAATGATGAGCTTAAAAAATTTGAAGATGTATCATTAATTGTTTATGCTAAAAAATTTAATGGTGATATTATAGTAAGAAGAAGAACAGATTGTAAGAGGAGAGTTTTGAATGGGATCTTAAAATTAGCATCTCCCAAAACTTCATTTTTTATTTCCGGATCAGAAAGAGATAATTCTTTTTTAAACTTAATTTTAGTTGATAAAAAGGGTAATAAAATTGCAGAATCAAATCATTTCTTTACTAAACCAAAAGATTTAAAGCTGACAAAGCCTACTATTAAAATCAAGAAAATTTCCTCGACAGAAATCGAAGTTTCCACCGATGTTCTAGCAAAAGATGTTTGTTTAATGGGAGACACGCATTTCAGTGATAATTTCTTCGACTTACTTCCGAAAACGTCAAAAAGAATTACGCTTTCAAAACCTTTGGAAAAAGTTGAGGTAATGAGTTTATTTGATACAATGAACTAA
- a CDS encoding AEC family transporter → MANFVLIAVCIMAGMVLKATKTIHPDAHKGINTWILYLALPAVSFKYLPKVHWTTEMLFPIVATFLTSVFCFFFMMFYSKSKGYSRRSRSTLELISGYSNTSFIGFPLVSAFYGESLLSIAIICDQTMFFSLSTLGIIAALKGGSQSGKISATFILKRLVIFPPLVGCIAALVLSRFIDFTLAEPFFDKLAATVSPLALFSVGLQLKFNGWKKLIPQMSTSMFYKLILAPAITFGLALILGIKGNIAKITIFESAMPTVLTSSIIAEQFRLNTKLTNLTIGFSIIVGLFTSVIWYTIIDRFF, encoded by the coding sequence ATGGCGAATTTTGTTCTGATTGCGGTGTGCATTATGGCAGGAATGGTTCTAAAAGCCACAAAAACCATTCATCCCGATGCGCATAAAGGCATCAATACCTGGATCCTTTATTTGGCGCTTCCTGCAGTTTCGTTCAAATATCTGCCGAAAGTTCACTGGACGACAGAAATGCTTTTTCCGATTGTAGCTACTTTTCTGACCTCTGTGTTCTGCTTTTTCTTTATGATGTTTTACAGCAAAAGCAAAGGATACTCCAGGCGTTCAAGAAGTACGCTGGAATTGATAAGCGGATACAGTAATACTTCCTTCATAGGATTTCCTCTTGTTTCTGCTTTCTATGGAGAAAGTCTGCTGAGTATTGCGATTATTTGTGATCAGACGATGTTTTTCTCTCTTTCCACATTAGGAATTATTGCAGCTTTAAAGGGTGGAAGTCAGTCAGGAAAAATAAGTGCAACGTTCATTCTGAAAAGATTAGTTATCTTTCCGCCTTTAGTAGGCTGTATCGCTGCATTGGTATTATCAAGGTTTATAGATTTTACTTTGGCAGAACCGTTTTTTGATAAGCTTGCCGCTACAGTAAGTCCGCTGGCTTTATTTTCAGTGGGACTGCAATTGAAATTCAACGGCTGGAAAAAACTGATTCCTCAAATGTCCACTTCCATGTTTTATAAATTGATTCTCGCTCCCGCAATTACTTTTGGATTGGCTCTAATATTGGGAATAAAAGGAAATATAGCTAAAATCACCATTTTTGAATCTGCAATGCCGACGGTTCTTACTTCAAGCATTATTGCAGAACAGTTCAGATTGAATACAAAACTGACCAATTTAACGATCGGTTTTAGCATTATTGTTGGGCTTTTTACCTCTGTGATTTGGTATACTATTATTGACAGGTTCTTTTAA
- the priA gene encoding primosomal protein N', whose translation MNYAQIVLPLNLKGSFTYKVPEELLSEIQTGMRVLVPFGGKKIYTGIVFELHDNAPESFVAKEVISILDDHPIVPKEQISFWGWLSEYYLCGLGEIYRFAFPSSLKLESETYLKLKPNVTVDFENLDVNEMYLIQALEVRQLINLTDIEAFIPKKDIIRTINSLIDLQYIEIDEKIAEKYKAKEVAYVKINDEVLKNQNLTETILSLKRAQKQKDLFLHILEKQTENPDTPIKKSDLFEDGYFGSSHFKALADKNLVEEYYMQRDRIESYEGEIEAIEELSESQKLAKAEIDEAFEEGKNVLLHGVTSSGKTHIYLEKIEECINEGKNVLFLLPEISLTKQITQRLEKKYGRQLGFYHQKLTDFERVEVWRRIRQNDIKILVGTRNALFLPFQNLGLIVVDEEHDSAYRPREVSPYFNAKDSALVLGSFYDAHVILGSATPSVESYYNARKDRIKYVFLEERFGKVTLPEYELINFKEAQDSKKVSGNFSLRLIDELKRTVEEKNQAIVLHNRRGYANVIECESCGYVNYCSNCDVVMTYHKAANEMKCHYCGQRASKPKTCPKCHSENLNERGVGVEQIHEEVSKLFPENEVDRMDVDSMRKKFAYEKLYEKIEDGETDIVVGTQMISKGLDFDHIELVAIPKADSLLYVQDFRAEERAYQLITQVSGRAGRVSGKGKILIQTFNPDHSVFQLIKMNNPAKVYKYILTERQKFHYPPFTKLIMIELKHRREDKVNRASQFLGSVLRKYLPEDCVLGPEKSQIARLNNLYQFQILLKLPRGKNYEKFKKLVLLSLKEFDEITAYQSIKKDVFVDF comes from the coding sequence TTGAACTACGCCCAAATTGTTTTACCATTAAATTTAAAAGGATCTTTTACCTACAAAGTTCCTGAAGAATTATTATCTGAAATACAGACAGGAATGAGAGTTTTAGTTCCGTTTGGTGGCAAAAAGATCTATACAGGGATTGTTTTCGAGCTTCACGACAATGCTCCGGAAAGTTTTGTAGCCAAAGAAGTCATCAGTATTTTAGATGATCACCCGATTGTTCCGAAAGAGCAGATCAGCTTTTGGGGATGGCTTTCAGAGTATTATTTATGCGGTTTAGGTGAAATTTACCGTTTTGCATTTCCTTCATCTCTGAAGCTGGAAAGTGAAACTTATTTAAAACTAAAGCCTAATGTAACCGTTGATTTTGAAAATCTGGATGTCAATGAAATGTATCTTATCCAGGCATTGGAAGTTAGACAGCTGATTAATTTAACGGATATTGAAGCTTTTATTCCTAAAAAAGATATTATCAGGACGATCAACTCATTGATTGATCTGCAATACATTGAGATTGATGAAAAAATCGCTGAAAAATATAAAGCAAAGGAAGTTGCCTACGTTAAAATTAATGATGAGGTTTTAAAAAATCAGAATCTTACAGAAACTATTTTAAGTTTAAAGAGGGCCCAGAAACAAAAAGATCTTTTTCTGCATATTTTAGAGAAACAGACTGAAAATCCGGATACACCCATTAAAAAATCTGATTTGTTTGAAGACGGCTATTTCGGAAGTTCTCATTTCAAAGCTTTGGCAGATAAAAATCTGGTTGAAGAATATTATATGCAAAGGGACAGGATCGAAAGCTATGAAGGTGAAATTGAAGCGATCGAAGAGCTTTCTGAATCTCAGAAATTGGCTAAAGCAGAAATTGATGAAGCTTTTGAAGAAGGAAAGAATGTTTTGCTTCACGGAGTGACTTCCTCAGGAAAAACGCATATTTATTTAGAAAAAATTGAAGAATGCATCAATGAAGGAAAAAACGTTCTGTTTTTACTTCCCGAGATTTCTTTAACCAAGCAGATTACCCAAAGATTAGAAAAAAAATACGGTCGACAGCTCGGATTTTATCATCAGAAACTTACCGATTTTGAACGGGTGGAAGTCTGGAGAAGAATCAGGCAGAATGATATTAAAATCCTTGTTGGGACAAGAAATGCTTTGTTTCTGCCTTTCCAGAATTTAGGTTTGATTGTTGTGGATGAAGAACATGATTCCGCTTACAGGCCTCGTGAAGTATCACCTTATTTCAATGCAAAAGATTCGGCGCTGGTTTTAGGAAGTTTTTATGATGCTCATGTGATTCTGGGCTCTGCAACACCGTCTGTTGAAAGCTACTATAATGCAAGAAAAGACCGCATAAAATATGTGTTTCTTGAAGAACGTTTTGGAAAGGTAACCCTTCCCGAGTACGAATTAATTAACTTTAAAGAAGCCCAGGATTCTAAAAAGGTTTCCGGAAATTTTTCTTTGAGATTAATTGATGAATTAAAAAGAACAGTAGAAGAAAAAAATCAAGCGATTGTGCTCCATAACCGTCGCGGATATGCCAATGTCATAGAATGTGAAAGTTGCGGATATGTCAATTACTGCTCAAACTGTGATGTGGTAATGACCTATCATAAAGCGGCGAATGAAATGAAATGCCATTACTGTGGTCAGAGAGCTTCCAAACCGAAAACCTGCCCGAAATGTCATTCTGAAAACCTGAATGAAAGAGGAGTGGGCGTTGAGCAGATTCATGAAGAGGTCTCTAAACTTTTTCCGGAAAATGAAGTCGACAGGATGGATGTGGATTCAATGCGGAAGAAATTTGCTTACGAGAAATTATATGAAAAAATTGAAGACGGCGAAACCGATATTGTTGTCGGAACTCAGATGATCTCCAAAGGACTGGATTTTGATCATATTGAGTTGGTAGCCATTCCTAAAGCAGATTCTTTATTGTATGTTCAGGATTTCAGAGCAGAGGAAAGAGCGTATCAACTCATCACGCAGGTTTCCGGCAGAGCGGGAAGAGTTTCCGGGAAAGGAAAAATCTTAATTCAGACTTTTAATCCGGATCATTCTGTTTTTCAATTAATTAAAATGAATAATCCTGCAAAGGTTTATAAATATATTCTCACCGAACGTCAGAAATTTCATTATCCGCCTTTTACCAAGCTGATCATGATTGAGCTTAAACATCGGAGAGAAGATAAAGTGAATCGTGCCTCTCAGTTTTTAGGTTCTGTTTTAAGAAAATATCTTCCTGAAGATTGTGTTTTAGGACCGGAAAAATCTCAAATTGCAAGACTCAACAATTTATACCAGTTTCAGATTCTCCTCAAACTTCCAAGAGGGAAAAATTATGAAAAGTTTAAAAAACTGGTTTTGTTAAGTTTAAAAGAATTTGATGAAATCACTGCTTATCAAAGCATCAAAAAAGACGTTTTTGTTGATTTTTAA
- the dacB gene encoding D-alanyl-D-alanine carboxypeptidase/D-alanyl-D-alanine-endopeptidase gives MVNFRKYISGITVLASGLFLAQSTVSTVLFSPTYDSQKPSLNLPSPAVAIEKTILSPKELIDVNLNTMITDPVLKNANWGFVVYDPKTKKIISSYNENMPLVPASTTKLLTTETALNLLGENYRWMTQLEYSGQVDENGVLNGNLYIIGSGDPSLGTNKAGALSYRDIISDFVSGLSREGIKKVNGDIIIQTALFKGNISRLPENVVWLENNNYYLPVGATREISPANEKLIVKKNTLSATDKKFFYVSPYANQMVHAEKYEGDGALTTKLPDAPAYLANTFRATLVKSGIAVTGKVTPKMTDASPETRKLVSAYKSPTLADIIYYTNQHSDNSLAEALLKTVGFFKKGDQTSESGRIVVKDHLKDIAFDAEGLNYMDGSGLSRSNTVTPIAQAKYLTSLMNEKYYGAYLTSLPIGGQSGTLKRMFNFTGNGQVFAKTGTLNKVKTLAGYIKTNSGRTLVFSLLVNNYAGSVDMVKKRMEKIIEPTLEL, from the coding sequence ATGGTAAATTTCAGAAAATATATTTCAGGTATTACGGTATTAGCTTCTGGTTTATTCCTCGCTCAATCTACCGTTTCTACGGTTCTTTTTTCCCCCACATACGATAGTCAGAAACCCAGTTTGAATCTGCCTTCTCCTGCGGTGGCAATTGAGAAAACAATTCTTTCGCCAAAAGAACTGATAGATGTTAATCTAAATACAATGATAACGGATCCTGTGCTGAAAAACGCAAACTGGGGATTCGTGGTATATGATCCTAAAACCAAAAAGATCATTTCTTCTTATAATGAAAATATGCCTTTAGTTCCGGCTTCCACTACAAAATTACTTACTACAGAGACTGCTCTGAATTTGTTGGGAGAAAACTACCGTTGGATGACACAGCTTGAATATTCTGGCCAGGTGGATGAAAACGGGGTTCTGAACGGGAATTTGTATATTATAGGAAGCGGAGATCCTTCTTTAGGAACTAATAAAGCGGGAGCATTATCTTACAGAGATATCATTTCAGATTTTGTAAGCGGGCTTTCACGTGAGGGAATAAAAAAAGTAAATGGTGATATTATCATTCAGACAGCGCTTTTCAAAGGTAATATTTCAAGACTTCCGGAAAATGTTGTATGGTTGGAAAATAACAATTATTATTTGCCGGTAGGTGCAACCCGCGAGATCAGTCCTGCGAACGAAAAATTGATTGTAAAAAAGAATACTTTATCAGCAACAGATAAAAAATTCTTCTACGTTTCTCCCTATGCCAATCAGATGGTACATGCAGAAAAGTATGAAGGAGACGGAGCGCTGACTACAAAATTACCGGATGCCCCGGCTTATCTTGCCAATACATTCAGAGCAACTTTAGTGAAAAGCGGAATTGCTGTGACAGGAAAAGTAACGCCAAAAATGACGGATGCATCTCCGGAAACCAGAAAATTGGTTTCTGCTTATAAATCTCCTACACTGGCGGATATTATTTATTATACCAATCAGCATAGTGATAATTCGCTTGCAGAAGCATTGCTGAAAACGGTAGGCTTTTTCAAGAAAGGAGATCAGACGAGTGAAAGTGGAAGAATTGTGGTAAAAGATCACCTGAAAGATATTGCTTTTGATGCAGAAGGATTAAATTATATGGACGGAAGCGGATTATCAAGAAGCAATACGGTGACCCCAATTGCCCAGGCAAAATATCTTACTTCTTTAATGAATGAAAAGTATTATGGTGCTTATCTGACCTCATTACCGATTGGCGGACAATCCGGAACATTAAAAAGAATGTTTAATTTCACTGGGAACGGACAGGTTTTTGCTAAAACAGGAACTTTGAATAAGGTGAAAACACTGGCAGGTTATATCAAGACCAATTCAGGAAGAACTTTGGTATTCTCGCTTTTGGTAAATAACTATGCGGGTTCAGTAGATATGGTGAAAAAGAGAATGGAGAAAATTATAGAACCTACTTTGGAACTTTAA